CAACCCGCGAGAAACAGACCCACCCAAATTCAAATCGCCGCTCGATCATTTCGGTGCAGAGCTCGTGCGCGCGCCCTTTCATGGCCCCGAATGTTTGATCGGAGAAGTAGATTTCTTTGATCCCGAGGGAGTTGACATGGACAAGCTCCGCCATCACGTTCTGAACACTGCGGTACTTGTAGCCGAGCTGGCTCATGATGCAAAAGGTGCAGGCGTAAGGGCAGCCGTAATCGGTGAGCACGGTGACGAACGGTGATCTCCGCACGAACGGGTAGGTGTACCTCCGGTTGGGGAAGAGTTCATGGCGTGGGATGGGAATCTCAAATTTGCCGCGCGCCGGATGACGCTCAGCAGCGATAACGCCGTTCCTGTTCCTGTAGGCCAGTGCCGCGAGCGGCGTCGTCCCCTCGGGGTGGTCAAGGTAGGAGAGGATATCGGGACTGGTGAAATCCAGGCAGATGGCGTTGAGCCATTGTTGCTCGTGGAGTATCTGGGCGCTGTCTTCCATGAACAGATCGCCGCTGCCTATGAACATGGCAGGGGTGCGAGCGCGGAGATCGCGCATGAACGTGAAGTCTGATTCGCGTGATGCGGCGCCGGCAAGGAAGACAATCGCTGCGTATTTTGCCGAGAGGATGCGCTCGATACAGCTTCGCGGATTCATCCTCTCGATGATGGCGTCAAGGACATCCACCGAGCCTCGCGTGCTGAGTATGCCGCTCAGGATCACCAGGTCTACCGGCTGATAGGTATAGTGTGCCTTGGACACCTTACTGCAATAGTAGTCCCTGATATATATCCTGTTGCCTGGTGGGTTGAGGAGTAAAACGTTTTCAGTATGCGCCATCGGGTGATGCTCCTTCGGCCTTCTTTCTCAGTACGAAGGCCCACCAGTCATGCGGACCGTTCCTGAAGGGGTAGTCCCTCAGCAGTGTGAAGCCGGAGGGGAAGAGAGAGTTATACGCGCTCGGACACCGCACATGCTGACCCCTATCGAGCCTTACTAATACCCGCCTGGGGATAAGAAGAAAGCGGAGGAAGCGAAAGAAGAGTATGGGTTCGGCGAGCAGGAGTGTCCCCCCCGGTTTCAGAACGCGATGAATCTCCCGAAGGACGTGCGAAACCTGCCTGTCGTCAATATGGTGCAGGAATCCCAGGCTGAGCGCCCTCTCGAAGCTCCCGCTTGCGATGGGCAGGCTGAACGCATCGCCGATAATGAAATGCCCACCGCTGAAGTTTTTCACCGCGTAGGAAACATACACGGGGCTGCTGTCCACACCGCAATAAAATATGTTTTGATCGGCGTAGAGATCTCGTGAGTAAAAAGCTGTCCCGCAGGCGATATCGAGGATCCGCCGCGCCTGCGGGGAAACAAGTTCATGGCGGATAGGCGTGAAGTCCCCCGAGATATGCGTGCGCATCAGGTTGAAGAGCGCCGGATTCTCCAGCAGTTGATTTAAGAATTTCCGGAGCATCAGTACAGTCCTTTATACGGAGAGAGAAATCCTCTCTCCACGAGCTGCTGGTAGAGAGGGAGCGCCGATGAGTTGAAGTCGGGATCGGTGAGGGGAATGACCAGCAGGTAGGCCAGCGATCCCAGTGAAAGCGCGAAAAAGAGTTTCCGGGAAAAGGTTGTGAGATTGAGCACGCGGAGCGAGTGCCTGCCATGGGAGAGGCAGAGGCGCGCATCCCGCTGCTGGCTGATGTTCCTTACCGCGATAATGACGAGAGGGTAGACGGGGACGACAAGATAGTAGACCTTCACATACGTTGAGCAGTAGACGAGAAACAGGTAGGGAAGTAGCGCACAGAGCAGCATGCGCGAGAGCGCATCCTTTTTGAGCAACAAGAAGAGGGGAGAAAATCCAGAGGCAAGGAGCAGCCAGCCGGTAAAGAGGGGAATATCGAAAGGGGTTCTGCATGGCTCTGCGATCTTATGCCCGAAGCGGACAAGATGCCCCCACCAGATATCCTCACGCCAGATTGGGAGGACGCCCGTGCGATATCCGATCGCGAAGGCGAAGCCGCCGTATATCAGGAGAATGAAAATAATCCACGCAAGTAGCCTGATGGCTCTGGGAAAAGTGATTCTGCCGGCGACCAGGAACGCCCCCATGAATAGGAGAGGGAAAAGGATGCCATGGAAACGCGTGAGGGAGGTGAGGATCGAAAAGAGCACGAAATAGCCGTACCGTTTCCTCCACAGGAAGTAGAATGTGAGGAGGTAAAAAATCGCGAGGAGGGTGTCAACCGTCTCGACATACTTGAAGCCGCCGAGTACGGCAGTCTGGCAGGCGATCGCGAAGGCGGGCATGCACGCGAGGCCTGTAGTGATCCTCGGGTTGTCGTATCCGCAGAGAACGATCACGCATAGGAAGAGGATGAAGAGTTTGCCCAGGTAGAGCAGCTTGATGTTGGTGAATCCCCCATCCGTGAGCGAGATCATGATGGAGTCGGTGAGGAAGTCGAGTGGAGGAGTAATGATGGTGTACGCGGCCACGCCCGGCCGAATGTCCCAGGTATAGGTGAACACCTTTGTACGAAGGTTCGAGGCGAAGTCAATAGACTCGATGGCGTCGAACATCGGGCCGAGCCGGACGAGCTGATATTCGGTATTTATGTACGATGAGAAGGAGATTTTGTCGAGGCCCGACAGTTCATCCAGGATGAGGGAGCCATGTCCCATGGGCGGGGCGCACGATAACTCCAGGGTGTTTTCACCGGGCTGGAGGGTAACCCACTCCAGGATTGAGTACCGGTGTGCGCGGGGAATTATGTAGTCTGTCCGGAGCGGAATGCTCCTGGGAAGCTCGATGCTCCGGATCTGCTTCCCGTTGAGCGAGAGAGAAACTGTCGTGGCCTCGGGAGATTGGAAGAGAAGCATCAGGTTGAACGGCTGAGGCGTGCGGGAGTAATTATGATAGGTGAGCGTGGCGGGAATTTTCTCAAGCACATGGCGCCGCGTGCCGGTCTTTTTCAGGCCTGTGCTCCGGGTGAGCGCTGCTGAGTTGATCTGTGCCTTTGGGAAATCCCAGTTCACAATCATCCCTGACCGCATCCCCTCTCCCTCGTCGAGCAGCCAGTAACGGTCCAGGGGGGTGGTGAAATAGGAGCGGAAGCAGAAAAAGAGGGCGACGCACATGGCGGCACCCGCGATGAGGGGGATGGTATATGCCTTCAGGTCATTGTCTATGCTAAGGGAGATTCCCCTACAGGCCTTGAGGATCTCAGCGAGAAACGCGAGGCAGAATATCGCCGGGAGGAGATTTTGCCAGGATATGCTAAAGCCGAGGATCTTGATGGCGGTTGTTGCACAGGCGAGCAGAATGATGTTGAGCCCAAGAGAGCGGAAGAGAAATTCGGAAAGACGCAGATTCCGTTTTTTCGAGAAAATGGCGGTCCAGTGAAGGCCGGGGGTGAAAAAGATTATATACAGCGATAGAGGAAGTAACAAGGTCATCGCTAGAAAATGGGGGAGCGAGATACTCCTCACAATTATGAAAAGAAGAAAGCAGGGAGTAGTGAAACCGTAAAACGATACCCGTATCAATGCTGTCCGAATTAGTTTTGCCATGGTAGTAGTGACGTTGCTATTGTTTATTTGCTATTATATATCTTGATAAGAGTATAGCATTGAAAACCTTACTCACGCATCCTAAATGAGGAACCACTGTCTGTCAAAATGATGACTGATGAGATACATGAAAAATCAGATTTAGTTGGGAAAAATCTGCATGTGTGCGGTTGGAAGTTGATCCTAATCTTATCGGCGCTCGCTGGATACACTATGGCGCTGGGTTATTGCTACAACAGCTACTTCCACGATGATGCATTTATAACTTATCAGTATTCAAAAAATTTGGCTGAAGGTAACGGCCTGGTTTTTAATGTCGGAGAGCGGGTGCTGGGGACATCTTCTCCTTTTTATGCACTCCTTCTAGCAGTGTGTTACCCAGCGGCACGTAATAGCCTGCCTGTCTTGAGTAACTACATGGGTTGCCTTTCCATAGCTATTTCGGGCTTCCTCCTGTTCCTATTGCTATGGCAATCAGGGAAGCCTTTGGCGGGAACTCTTGCGGGAGCTTCCATTTGCCTAGGGATGGGCAGGGCATACTTCCACCTTGGGCTGGAAACTAACTTTTTAACGGCGATTCTTATAGCTGTTTATTATTCCTGTTTCAATCGCCGCTATACACTCGCCTCTGCAATTATGGCAGTGGGTATTCTCACAAGATATGATTCTGTAACATTTGCCATCGCCATCTTTGTTATATTCACTCTGAGAGAAAAGCACATCTTTTTGAAACAGGCATTGATCTGTCTGGTCTTGATACTACCTTGGTTTGTTTTTGCTTATTATTATTATGGTCTGTTAACTCCTACTGCGCTTGCAGCTAAGAGCGGGACATGCTCATTTCGGGAGTACCTATTAAATGCGCTGTATAATATTGAGGATACGATTTTCATGCCCGTGAAGAATGTTATATCTGCCAGCTACCCGTATCACCCCATTTCAGGCATATTCCTCCTGGGAATCATGGCGTATGGCGCGTATTCACTAACTGAGGTGGATATCGCATATTCATTATTTCTTATCTGGCCGATTGTTCAGATAATATCATACAGCCTGATTGGCGCCCCCGGAGACCAGCTCTGGCACTTGTATCCGATATATCCTTTCTTGATTGCGGTGTATTTCACAGGCCTTTTAAACCTTCTTGGACGAATACCAGACATGAGGATTAAGGGGAGATATGAAATACGAGGTTTCCCGGTGGTGGCTGGCATCGTCATCTTCCTTTATCTCTCAGGTTCGTTTCTTTTAGTTAAAAAACATGTGCCGCATTATCAAAATTCCTTCTGGTCAGGAGGAAGGGCGAAGCAATACAGGGAGGTGAGTGATTGGATAATTGCACACACCCCTCCGAACGCATCGGTGCTCAGTACCGAGGTTGGAATGATAGGTTTTTATACGGACAGGCGAATGATAGACTGGTTTGGATTGATAACCCCTGGTCTATTTTTTCATCAGGATAGCAAGCGCACGCCGTTGGACGATATCTTAAGTAAATATTCCCCGGACTATCTTCTCCTTGATATTGACCATAAGCCTGTTGCGGCTTATGTGAGGGTTAAAGAATTTGACCGCCAGAATTTCATTCACTTCGCATGTTTCGTACGAGAGCATTAGAAAACTCCTCATCTGGTTATGGTAAAATATTCTTTTAAGAATGCAACGGCGTCCTTGATGGGCTGCTTTCGCAACCCTTTCTGTGCGAAAGTGAAATAGCATCCCTTACACAAGGCAAGCTCATCCGCCTCGCGCTGGATGAGCTTTTGCCTGAGCGCAACCATCTTCTCGCTGTTCCAGCACCCGTACAGGGTGTCCTTTTTCACATCGCCGAGCACGTAATCTCCCCAGAAATCCATGCAGCACGGCACGATCCTCCCATCGGCGAGAACCGTGAGCCCGAACCAGGCGATGTAGCAGGGGATCCTCCTGCCCATTGCGAACTGTACGTTCGTTATCTTCCCCCCAAAATTGTGCATCGGGTTCAACCTGAACCTGTTGACGCGGAGCCCCTTGAACTGGCGCTGAAACTGGTCTTGCAAGGTGGTGTCGAGTTGGTCGGGATTGACGATCGTTTTTATTACGACGTAAGGGAGACGGCTCTTGAGATGTTTCTTTAGTTCGAGGAATCTCCGAATGTTCGCGACGACAGTCTCATAGCGTGCGCCGACACGCACCTTCTCGTACGATTCCTTGTCGAATCCGTCTACGGAGAAGGAGATGAAGCTCAAGCCGCTCCCGATTATCTTTTTACCAAGCTCCTCAGAGAGAATCGTCGCATTTGTGTGGAGGCGTGTGATGACTCTGTTGCGCTGTGCGTATGCTATCATCTCGGAAAGCCGCGGGTGGAGGAGGCTTTCGCCGATCACCGCCAGGTTGATGTCGAAAACATACTCCTTGATTTCATCGATTATTTTCTTATACAGATTAAAATCCATATAAGCGGGGACGAGCGGCCTGACGCTCTGCGGGCAGATCGGGCAGCGGAGGTTGCACACGGTTGTCAGATCGATCCACATCCGAAAAGGCGGCTGGGAGCAGATGGGGCGCTTGAGTTTGTAGTCTCTGGAGAGGGCCAGCACCTGTCGAAATGCCCTGATGTGATTCATTACGGCAGTATAATAGCATTTTATAAACAGCTTATCTAGAGGTGCTATTTTTGAGATAATGATGAC
This window of the Candidatus Auribacterota bacterium genome carries:
- a CDS encoding radical SAM protein; translation: MAHTENVLLLNPPGNRIYIRDYYCSKVSKAHYTYQPVDLVILSGILSTRGSVDVLDAIIERMNPRSCIERILSAKYAAIVFLAGAASRESDFTFMRDLRARTPAMFIGSGDLFMEDSAQILHEQQWLNAICLDFTSPDILSYLDHPEGTTPLAALAYRNRNGVIAAERHPARGKFEIPIPRHELFPNRRYTYPFVRRSPFVTVLTDYGCPYACTFCIMSQLGYKYRSVQNVMAELVHVNSLGIKEIYFSDQTFGAMKGRAHELCTEMIERRFEFGWVCFSRVDLISRDTLRIMKRAGCHTIIFGVESGSERIIRESAKGTTLDMARQAFRLCRGEGIITVGTFILGLPGDTTDSIRQTINFAKELRCDYASFNVPVPRMLTPLRRWAIREKMIVPGVQEMDQSGTYAVMATTHLPREKIMELKREAIFKFYLRPSYLLQRLFSMYSLWDFKRHILGLLSLIRNAFSRT
- a CDS encoding class I SAM-dependent methyltransferase, yielding MLRKFLNQLLENPALFNLMRTHISGDFTPIRHELVSPQARRILDIACGTAFYSRDLYADQNIFYCGVDSSPVYVSYAVKNFSGGHFIIGDAFSLPIASGSFERALSLGFLHHIDDRQVSHVLREIHRVLKPGGTLLLAEPILFFRFLRFLLIPRRVLVRLDRGQHVRCPSAYNSLFPSGFTLLRDYPFRNGPHDWWAFVLRKKAEGASPDGAY
- a CDS encoding radical SAM/SPASM domain-containing protein, producing MRSGMIVNWKFPKARIGSAALVRSTGLKKIGTRRHMIEKIPATVPSPVRTMLSCRAPETPLICPCCTVIIISKIAPLDKLFIKCYYTAVMNHIRAFRQVLALSRDYKLKRPICSQPPFRMWIDLTTVCNLRCPICPQSVRPLVPAYMDFNLYKKIIDEIKEYVFDINLAVIGESLLHPRLSEMIAYAQRNRVITRLHTNATILSEELGKKIIGSGLSFISFSVDGFDKESYEKVRVGARYETVVANIRRFLELKKHLKSRLPYVVIKTIVNPDQLDTTLQDQFQRQFKGLRVNRFRLNPMHNFGGKITNVQFAMGRRIPCYIAWFGLTVLADGRIVPCCMDFWGDYVLGDVKKDTLYGCWNSEKMVALRQKLIQREADELALCKGCYFTFAQKGLRKQPIKDAVAFLKEYFTITR